DNA from Denticeps clupeoides chromosome 7, fDenClu1.1, whole genome shotgun sequence:
ACCCTCTCCCACATTCTCAGGACGTCAAGGACCTTGTCTCCCTTTGGTGACGCTGAGCCCAGTCTGTTGGATGCACGGcaagtgctgctgctgcacctcaCACACGTGTGTCATCCTCTCAGGTTGATCAAGGACAAACCTGAAGTGTCAGTCTGATCCCACACAGAATTGAACAATCCCTGGTCAGGGCCCGGGGCTCCTcgagttcttcttcttcttcttcaataTCTCTGCTGAGATATTGGAGGAGATatttttttcagctctgacctCCTTGCATCTTTCAGACGAGGATATGATTGTTTACATGTAGTTTGTGCCAAACGGACAGTGATGGAGACACTTGCTTTCACCGGAAAAAAAACGATGATTCAATACATCGCTTATAAAGTTAGAACAAGTTTCTATAGTTTCTAGTTTCTATATTTCTTTCGAAGATGATTTAGAcgcagaatgaaataaaaaatcgCGCGTAAAAACTCAAAGCCAGAAGTGATTTAGCTGTTTTGCCTTTTGACTCCCGGAGCTGTGATACTCGGATCCTTTTCAGGATCCGGCTCCCTTAGAGTCGCTCACTAAACGGATCCGGgcgtgtgagtcacttgagtcactcgAGTCAGTATTTGCAAACCGACAGCTGTGAGTCAACTGAAGTGTTTGAATcgtcttttaaaagaaagtaaaacgCCTTGTGATGAGAACGAATCACTTTCAACGCCGTAAGAATGGTCTGTTATGTTTGTTAAAGGTGAGGGGACCGGACACATTACCACGACAGCCTGACCTAGCCTCACACAAGATAGTGAGagaaattaacaaaataatCATGCCTAAAGCCCAAAGGCATGATTTAGGGTAATGTTAGACCGACaagatattttttataatagttTTAATGTTGGGTCTCACAATTAgccttttatttatattattccaGACAGTGTTCCGGATCACCACCAAAATTTAATCAACTTTTCGCTGTCCTAATGCCCACTTTGCCCCAAAATGTCGTCCAAATCGATGCAGTAATTTTCGAGTTATTTTGCACAGAGAGACGTTTCCGGCCAGAGGAACCATCGGTTCCACGGACTCGGGTTAGGAGCGCTAATTCGTCTGTGAGCGTTTCAGATGGTGCCAAAAACTGCAAGTTATACAGCTTGTATTGTAATTGATATTGCAATGATTATAAGATTATATTTCCGACGGTATTTATGTGACGGGGTTTACAACTGAAACGTGGGGTAGTTGGGACCCAacggattcggttcaatggagacctcagattcatgaCTCATGAGTTACTTAGTGGGTGATTAACcagggtgagtcatgaatcgcacagcaCTACCCGCCACCCCGTACACCGACCAGCGTCCGCTAAGCGATATCTTGCGAAGTTCGTTTTTGCCGCTTCGACGAGGCTTTGATTGATCGTCGTTAAAATTGTTAAAAGACGACCAATGTCAGCCCTGTAGTTCTATTTAAAGTGGACTGCAGCGCCATTAAACTAAATATGTGGAATTTCCAGCCACAGGCGCTAATATGGATGAGATTGAAGAGAACGTCAGGGTTTTTGGATGGGGAAAATATGAACGACgaggatgggattcgaacccacgcgtgcagagcacaatggattagcagtccatcgccttaaccactcggccacctcgTCTGGGCGCTGTCTCCAAAATCGCCGCTGTTTGGCTGCTGTGGATAATAAACCCGAgatttgattggctgcctgGGTTTCCGTCGTGTTCGAGACTTGCCGGCAGGTGGCAGCAACTCCTCTGCCCGTCCTTCCACTGCAGGACTTCGTTTCCCAGAATGCACGTCGGGACCGACATGGCGGCGCCCTCGGTTGGACGTCCGCGAACACGTTCGTGCTGATGCTACATGTTGGTCTTTATATTCACCACGAGGAGATGAAGTTGCTGCTTAGTCTGCTTAAAAACTCTCATGCACGATTCCAGTTGAGGTCTGGTTCCACTTCCCCCCCCGCGTCTGGCCCGTCTGCACCCCTGAAACGTGATACAGGGGCGCGGTGGCTGCGCGCTTCCTCCCCCGGAGTTTTAGAAAGCCTCCGAGGGTCTGTGGAGGTCCGCGCCGGCTTCatcagcgaggaggaggagctggatcTCCTGAAAGAGCTGGAGCCTGGGCTGAAAAAGAAGAGATACGAGTTCGACCACTGGGACGATGTAGGTGGTCGCCATTTAAACCAGACCTCTGTCTGCAAATTGTCTGCAATGAAAAGGTTGAATTAGGGGACAAAAAATAGGAACTTAAATTAAATGGACTTGCACATGTTGCTCAAAACATAGCAGAGCAGTTTATTATTAATGCCACATGgaaatattctcttaaacaaaaGATAGAAGAAATACtaaaaaataacttttcacCACAGACATACTTGTGTCAGAGGGTTATtaccttatttttttttattaatgtagcCAACATCGAGTCATAAAACATTTGGGTGCCACATCAGGAGCTGCCCTCAGCTAGTTTGTTGGGAAAAGGTCGTCGACgaggatgggattcgaacccacgcgtgcagagcacaatggattagcagtccatcgccttaaccactcggccacctcgTCTGTGATGTAAAAAGTTAAATCCCACCCACACAGGGACACTTTACTGTACTAAATTAATTtccaatatatatttttggtatcGACTGAATAATCTGTTACATGGATTGGTGTGGGTGATATCATATGTGGGTTATATTTATTAGATTTGTCATAGTGCAGAAGATATTCAGACCCCATCATGCACAGGTTATGCTAGCTGGTTTTATTGGCCACGTTTGATTCAATCTATTCCCAGaatggtgttgttttttttttgttttttttttacgcataTGTTAATTAAGCTTCCCTAACCCCGAgtcacctttgacctctgatGCAGGCCATCCATGGTTACAGGGAGACCGAGCGCTTGCACTGGGGCGCTGCAGCACAGGCAGTGTTGGCTCGAGTCCGAGCTCAGGCTTTTGCAGAGGGCAGCCAGTTGCTGGGCCCAGTGCACGTTCTGGACCTGGACGAGTCTGGATACATAAAACCCCACATTGACAGCGTGAAGGCAAGCGTCAGTTACCCTACGCAATATTCTACAATGCTTTCTGCCTTCGTCAGGCATTGACAGAAGCACTCGTGTACTATTGCGCTTCTGCGATGCTCCTGatattttcctttctttttctccgtCCTCTGTATAATGCAGTTCTGTGGCAGTACTATTGCAGGCCTCAGTCTTTTATCTGACAGCGTAATGCGACTGGTCCGGGAGAACAACACCGCTGACtgggtggagctgctgctgacTCGCCGTTCTCTCTATATTCTCCGGTGAAAGTTACAGCTTTTTATTCTTTCAGTCATTTGATTTCTGCTTTACCTGTAGCGTTTGTGGTCCCAGTGATAATTTATTCATGTACGTGTTTGGTATTAGGGATGGCGCAAGATTTAACTTCACTCATGAGATTCTGAAGGATGCAGAGTCCTCCTTTGCAGGACAGAAGGTGGCGCGCCAACGCCGCATCTCTGTCATCTGCCGGAACCTTCCCACGTCAGTCAAATGAAGGAACTGACCGTGTTTCAGTACCTTTTCAAAGAGCTCAATATATTGTGTGACtgaatattaaaattattcattcaATTTACAGTTTCATGACTAGTTTTAAGTgcatctggggggggggggggggggggggggggggggcaggataGCAATGAGAGTtgaattagaaaataaaaaataaaaaaattaaaagggaCTTGCACATGTTGCTTAAAATATAGTATAACAGTTTATTATTAATGCCACATGGGCTGGAAAAAACCTCAAAACATAAGCTATTACACATGAAAAAGAATGACTTTCAGAAATAACTTTTTCACCACAGACATACTTGTCTCAAagggccatttttttttaattgatttagcTAAAACTGCAACACTAAGTCATTCAAGTTCTAGGCTCGTTCTCGGACCCTGGCCTCACTCAGTCAGGTAGAAGTGCATCTTGTCGTTGATGTTCTTCCTCTCTGGGTTGAGCCTTTTCAAGATTTGGGCGAGCACGTTCACCGTCTGATCGCTGCTGAGACCGGTACGCTTGGTCTGAAACTTCTTCAGAAGGTCCTTGGTGGTCATGGGCTTCCTGATCAGGTACCTGCGTACGGCCTCCTCGGTCAGCTGCACATCACTGTCCGACAGGAAGAGAATGAAAGGTCAGAAAAGGTGGGtgggtacagtacaggccaaaagtttgtagacaccttctcattcaatgtgttttctttattttcatgacctgtTACATTCAGTGAGTTAACCAATGcggagttaaaaaaaagtgacaggACCTGAACctaatcgagatggtttggggtgagctggaccgcagagtgaaggtaaaggggccaacaagtgctaaacacctctgggaactccttcaagactgttggaaaagcatttcaggtgacgacctcttgaagctcatcgagagaatgccaagagtgtgcaaagcagtaatcagagcaaagaaactagaatataaaacatgttttcagttatttcaccttttttgtta
Protein-coding regions in this window:
- the LOC114794949 gene encoding alpha-ketoglutarate-dependent dioxygenase alkB homolog 7, mitochondrial-like; translation: MLHVGLYIHHEEMKLLLSLLKNSHARFQLRSGSTSPPASGPSAPLKRDTGARWLRASSPGVLESLRGSVEVRAGFISEEEELDLLKELEPGLKKKRYEFDHWDDAIHGYRETERLHWGAAAQAVLARVRAQAFAEGSQLLGPVHVLDLDESGYIKPHIDSVKFCGSTIAGLSLLSDSVMRLVRENNTADWVELLLTRRSLYILRDGARFNFTHEILKDAESSFAGQKVARQRRISVICRNLPTSVK